Proteins encoded by one window of Deinococcus yavapaiensis KR-236:
- a CDS encoding helix-turn-helix domain-containing protein: protein MTNEQLNTLHVLKPREVARLYRLSDATVYDALHGQNALGERVPRLPASRFGKTYRVRREDAEVWFLAYSTLPEQVQPEHGGAQ from the coding sequence ATGACGAACGAACAATTGAATACCCTTCACGTCCTCAAGCCTCGTGAAGTTGCTCGGCTGTACCGTCTCTCGGACGCAACCGTGTATGACGCTCTACATGGCCAGAATGCCTTAGGTGAGCGCGTGCCCCGCTTGCCCGCCTCTCGTTTCGGCAAGACGTACCGTGTACGCCGGGAAGACGCCGAGGTGTGGTTCCTCGCTTACTCGACACTGCCAGAGCAAGTGCAACCCGAACACGGGGGCGCACAATGA